A window of the Thermoflexus sp. genome harbors these coding sequences:
- a CDS encoding cupin domain-containing protein: MSDPAVRELLGTGRRIPFHPERFRWEGIEPQAYKFNLGEERGFGWRGVTRFIIGGPPEAPCRFQLRYFELAPGGYSSLEKHQHIHFIIVIRGRGKALVGPEVFEVTPFDVVYVPPEVPHRWINDSDEPFGFLCPVDAERDPPRPVDEDEWRALKRNPITAPYVF; this comes from the coding sequence ATGAGCGATCCCGCGGTTCGAGAGCTGCTGGGAACCGGCCGCCGGATCCCCTTTCATCCAGAGCGATTCCGATGGGAGGGAATTGAGCCGCAGGCCTATAAATTCAACCTCGGAGAGGAACGAGGGTTCGGCTGGCGGGGGGTGACCCGGTTCATTATCGGTGGCCCTCCCGAGGCTCCATGTCGATTCCAGCTTCGATACTTTGAGCTGGCTCCGGGGGGCTACTCCAGTCTGGAGAAACATCAGCATATCCACTTCATCATCGTCATCCGGGGTCGAGGCAAGGCCCTGGTGGGCCCCGAGGTGTTCGAGGTGACCCCCTTCGATGTGGTCTACGTGCCCCCTGAGGTGCCTCATCGCTGGATCAACGATAGCGACGAGCCCTTCGGCTTCCTGTGCCCGGTGGACGCGGAGCGAGATCCGCCGCGGCCGGTGGATGAGGACGAGTGGCGGGCGCTGAAGCGGAATCCGATCACCGCTCCTTATGTGTTCTGA
- the fusA gene encoding elongation factor G: MKVYRTEDLRNVVLVGHNGSGKTTLVEAMLFLSGATTRMGRVEEGNTVSDFDEEEIRRRLSIYASLIPVEWSGRKINLLDAPGYLDFVGEMKSAVHVADCALVVVDSVAGVEVGTEQAWAALEERGLPRIAVISKMDRDNANFENALESLRRVFKANFVPIQFPIGSQAAFEGVVDLIAMKARRGPRGEIGEIPAGLREEAEEARMRLMEAAAEADDELIVKYLESGELTEEEIRRGLKAGFLAGRIVPVACAAGLSTIGVGPLLDLLVQLAPSPLEARPVEALPVSNGQPEIVQPDPTGPTVAYVFKITADPFVGKLAYFRVFRGTVRSNSHLFNVNRNQDERLAQIFVMRGKEQIPVPELVAGDIGAVPKLNVTGHGDTLCDRSHPVRIAPPIYPTPLYAVAVEPKTKADSAKLIPTLQRLCEEDPTLHLRQEPSTHQTILEGMGDTHIDVAVRRASTKFGVEIVTSVPRVPYRETITKVAKAQYRHKKQTGGAGQFGEVHLRIEPLPRDGGFEYVWEVFGGAISSNFAPSIEKGIRSVMEQGLLAGYPIVDVRVAVYDGKEHPVDSNDISFQIAGREAFKLAFQQAGPVLLEPIMQFTIIVPEQFTGDVISDLNTRRARVQGIEQQGDKSVIIALAPLAEMQRYATQLRSLTQGRGVFRMAFSHYEEVPPHIAQAIIEQARREREAAREKA; encoded by the coding sequence ATGAAAGTCTACCGGACCGAGGACCTCCGCAATGTTGTGCTGGTGGGTCATAACGGTTCAGGCAAGACCACGCTGGTGGAGGCGATGTTGTTCCTGAGCGGGGCGACCACCCGTATGGGCCGTGTGGAGGAGGGCAACACCGTCTCCGACTTCGATGAGGAAGAGATCCGCCGTCGTCTCTCCATTTACGCTTCCCTCATTCCTGTGGAATGGTCGGGCCGCAAGATCAATCTTCTGGATGCACCAGGCTATCTGGATTTCGTCGGCGAGATGAAGAGCGCGGTTCATGTGGCCGATTGCGCGCTGGTGGTCGTGGATAGCGTGGCGGGTGTGGAGGTGGGCACCGAACAGGCATGGGCGGCGCTGGAGGAACGAGGGTTGCCGCGTATCGCGGTCATCAGCAAGATGGATCGGGATAACGCGAATTTCGAGAACGCCCTGGAGAGCCTGCGCCGCGTTTTCAAGGCCAATTTCGTTCCCATTCAGTTTCCCATCGGCAGCCAGGCCGCGTTTGAGGGGGTGGTGGATCTCATCGCCATGAAGGCCCGGCGGGGTCCGCGCGGCGAGATCGGCGAGATCCCCGCCGGCCTGCGGGAGGAGGCGGAAGAGGCCCGGATGCGCCTGATGGAAGCCGCGGCGGAGGCGGATGATGAGCTGATTGTGAAGTATCTGGAGAGCGGCGAGCTGACCGAAGAGGAGATCCGACGGGGATTGAAGGCGGGTTTCCTCGCCGGGCGCATCGTCCCGGTAGCATGCGCGGCCGGGCTATCGACCATCGGCGTGGGTCCCTTGCTGGACCTCCTGGTTCAGCTGGCCCCTTCGCCGCTGGAGGCTCGGCCGGTCGAAGCGCTCCCTGTCTCCAATGGACAGCCGGAGATTGTTCAGCCAGACCCCACGGGCCCGACCGTGGCTTACGTGTTCAAGATCACGGCGGATCCCTTTGTGGGGAAGCTCGCCTACTTCCGGGTCTTCCGGGGCACGGTGCGTTCCAACTCCCACCTTTTCAATGTGAACCGGAACCAGGACGAGCGGCTGGCTCAAATCTTTGTGATGCGGGGGAAGGAGCAGATCCCTGTTCCGGAGCTGGTGGCGGGCGATATCGGGGCGGTGCCGAAGCTGAATGTCACCGGCCATGGGGATACCCTGTGCGACCGCAGCCATCCGGTTCGGATCGCCCCACCGATCTATCCGACGCCGCTGTATGCGGTGGCAGTGGAGCCCAAGACCAAGGCGGATTCGGCCAAATTGATCCCCACGCTTCAGCGCCTGTGCGAGGAGGATCCGACCCTTCACCTCCGCCAGGAGCCTTCCACGCATCAGACCATCCTCGAGGGCATGGGAGATACCCACATTGATGTGGCGGTCCGGCGGGCTTCCACGAAATTTGGCGTGGAGATCGTGACCAGTGTCCCCCGGGTTCCGTATCGGGAGACGATCACCAAAGTGGCGAAGGCCCAGTATCGTCACAAGAAGCAGACCGGGGGCGCGGGGCAGTTCGGGGAGGTTCATTTGCGGATCGAACCCCTACCGCGGGATGGCGGCTTCGAATACGTGTGGGAGGTCTTCGGCGGGGCGATCTCCTCGAACTTCGCCCCCTCGATTGAGAAGGGGATCCGGAGCGTGATGGAGCAGGGGTTGCTGGCCGGGTATCCCATTGTGGATGTGCGGGTGGCGGTTTACGATGGCAAGGAGCATCCGGTGGACTCCAACGATATCTCCTTCCAGATCGCCGGGCGCGAGGCCTTCAAGCTGGCGTTCCAGCAGGCGGGCCCAGTGCTCCTGGAGCCGATCATGCAATTCACCATTATTGTGCCCGAGCAGTTTACCGGGGATGTGATCAGCGATCTGAACACCCGCCGGGCCCGGGTGCAGGGGATCGAGCAACAGGGAGATAAGAGCGTGATCATCGCTCTCGCCCCGCTGGCGGAGATGCAGCGTTACGCCACCCAGCTGCGCTCCCTCACCCAGGGGCGCGGGGTGTTCCGCATGGCGTTCAGCCACTATGAGGAAGTTCCTCCCCATATCGCTCAAGCCATCATTGAGCAAGCCCGTCGGGAGCGCGAGGCGGCCAGGGAAAAGGCGTAA
- the lexA gene encoding transcriptional repressor LexA produces the protein MTRRRRSRVRRDLRQEILHFIARWYQQERTYPTVREIQKGLKISSPSVVDYYLRQLEKDDLIVRVGRRSRGIRLRQWPDGLAPVEDMIFIPFMGSIAAGEPIPHPDAEPLAWIRIPRPWLANGNGLFALQVHGDSMIDALIGDGDLIIVQPTPEVKDGEMAVIWLTDRHETTLKYVYREGDRIRLQSAHPIMSPFDVPAEVVQIQGKVIQVLRSLNGIPLPLEK, from the coding sequence ATGACGCGGAGGCGCCGATCGCGGGTCCGACGGGATCTTCGCCAGGAGATCCTCCACTTTATCGCCCGATGGTATCAGCAGGAAAGAACCTATCCGACCGTTCGGGAGATCCAGAAGGGATTGAAGATCTCCTCACCCTCCGTGGTGGACTATTATCTCCGCCAGCTGGAGAAGGATGATCTCATCGTTCGGGTGGGCCGGCGCTCTCGGGGGATCCGTCTCCGACAATGGCCGGATGGCCTGGCCCCGGTAGAGGATATGATCTTCATCCCCTTCATGGGATCGATCGCCGCCGGCGAGCCGATCCCCCATCCCGATGCGGAGCCCCTCGCCTGGATCCGGATCCCCCGCCCATGGCTTGCCAATGGGAACGGGCTGTTTGCCCTTCAGGTTCATGGGGACTCCATGATCGATGCCCTGATCGGCGATGGGGATCTGATCATCGTGCAGCCTACGCCCGAGGTGAAGGACGGAGAAATGGCCGTGATCTGGTTAACGGACCGCCACGAGACCACACTGAAGTATGTGTATCGGGAAGGAGATCGCATTCGCCTGCAGTCGGCTCATCCAATCATGAGCCCCTTCGATGTGCCGGCAGAAGTGGTTCAAATCCAGGGGAAGGTGATTCAGGTGCTCCGGAGCCTGAACGGCATCCCGCTCCCCCTGGAAAAATAG
- a CDS encoding response regulator transcription factor, producing MRRLRLLVVDDHEVVRLGLRLLLQSRPDFELVGEAENGAQALVLVERLRPDLVILDVRLPDRDGLEVCREITERFPGVRVLILTAYPDEEFIVRAIEAGASGYVLKRAGSRELMEALEALARGEAILDPAVTRKVLEQFRQRARAAQADAFKDLTPRERLILARIAEGKTNKEIAEELFLTEKTVRNYVSIILDKLGVSNRVEAAAYALKHRIHDFI from the coding sequence ATGAGGCGGCTGCGGCTCCTGGTGGTGGATGATCATGAGGTCGTCCGGCTGGGGTTGCGATTGCTGCTGCAGAGCCGGCCGGATTTCGAGCTGGTGGGGGAGGCGGAGAACGGGGCGCAGGCTCTCGTGCTGGTGGAGCGCCTGCGTCCTGACCTGGTGATCCTCGATGTTCGCCTTCCGGATCGGGATGGCCTGGAGGTTTGCCGAGAGATCACGGAGCGATTCCCCGGTGTTCGGGTTCTCATCCTGACGGCCTATCCGGATGAAGAGTTCATTGTGCGGGCGATCGAGGCGGGGGCCTCTGGATATGTTTTGAAGCGGGCGGGGAGCCGGGAGCTCATGGAGGCTCTGGAAGCTCTGGCTCGAGGCGAGGCCATCCTGGATCCTGCGGTCACCCGTAAGGTGCTGGAGCAATTCCGGCAGCGGGCGCGGGCGGCTCAGGCGGATGCCTTCAAAGATCTCACGCCGCGGGAACGATTGATCCTGGCCCGCATCGCAGAGGGCAAGACCAACAAAGAGATCGCAGAGGAGCTTTTTCTGACCGAGAAGACCGTGCGGAACTATGTCAGCATCATCCTGGATAAGCTGGGCGTCTCCAACCGGGTGGAGGCGGCGGCTTACGCCCTCAAGCACCGCATTCACGATTTCATTTAA
- a CDS encoding SCP2 sterol-binding domain-containing protein: MGILFPSDAWIKALMGEVNRSPGYAEAAKNWEGDFYFVVEPEGPLTKPVVLYMDLWHGQCREAFEVTDESIRNPAYRMSAPYSVWKQVIQGKLDPIQALVTGRIKLRGNMVNIMRNVRAAKELVLCCTRVPTDFIA, translated from the coding sequence ATGGGGATTCTCTTCCCATCCGATGCATGGATCAAAGCTCTGATGGGGGAAGTCAATCGAAGTCCGGGCTATGCGGAGGCGGCGAAGAACTGGGAAGGGGATTTCTATTTCGTGGTGGAGCCCGAAGGTCCTCTGACGAAGCCGGTGGTGCTGTATATGGATCTGTGGCACGGCCAGTGTCGGGAGGCCTTTGAGGTAACCGACGAATCCATCCGGAACCCGGCTTACCGGATGTCCGCGCCTTATTCCGTATGGAAGCAGGTCATCCAGGGGAAGCTGGATCCGATCCAGGCGCTGGTCACCGGTCGCATCAAGTTGAGGGGGAACATGGTGAACATCATGCGGAACGTGCGGGCGGCCAAGGAGCTGGTGCTCTGTTGCACCCGCGTGCCCACGGATTTCATCGCTTAA
- a CDS encoding type II toxin-antitoxin system VapC family toxin: MRLLLDTHVLPWALAEPERLPARVQEWLVSPANDVLFSVASIWEIAIKAQIGRLSLSVTVEEIMGAARASGFQELPVRAVHAAPVGSLPLHHRDPFDRILVAQAITEPARLLTVDPMLARYSELVEGIA, from the coding sequence ATGCGCCTGCTTCTGGACACGCACGTGCTCCCCTGGGCCCTGGCGGAGCCGGAACGGCTGCCTGCACGTGTGCAGGAGTGGCTGGTATCGCCTGCAAACGATGTCCTGTTCAGCGTGGCCAGCATCTGGGAAATCGCCATTAAGGCCCAGATCGGCCGTCTCTCCCTCTCGGTTACAGTGGAGGAAATTATGGGGGCCGCGCGGGCCTCGGGCTTTCAGGAACTGCCCGTTCGCGCCGTGCACGCAGCCCCAGTGGGCTCATTGCCCCTGCACCACCGCGATCCGTTCGACCGCATCCTGGTGGCCCAGGCCATCACCGAGCCTGCCCGGCTGTTGACCGTGGACCCCATGCTGGCCCGATATTCGGAACTGGTGGAGGGGATCGCCTGA
- the moaC gene encoding cyclic pyranopterin monophosphate synthase MoaC: MLTHLDEHGRARMVDVGEKPETHRVAIARGEVWMAPETMATIREGSLPKGDVLAAARIAGIMAAKRTPELIPLCHPLPLTRVLVDFALREPDEAHPLPWVEITAQVETVARTGVEMEALTAVTVAALTIYDMAKAMDRRMRLTNIRLIEKHGGKSGDLVLEP; encoded by the coding sequence ATGCTCACTCATCTGGATGAGCACGGCCGGGCGCGGATGGTGGATGTGGGGGAGAAACCCGAGACCCATCGGGTGGCCATCGCCCGGGGAGAGGTGTGGATGGCGCCGGAAACCATGGCGACGATCCGGGAGGGCAGCCTTCCGAAGGGGGACGTGCTGGCGGCCGCCCGCATTGCCGGCATCATGGCCGCCAAGCGCACCCCCGAGCTCATCCCCCTGTGCCATCCTCTGCCCCTCACCCGGGTTCTGGTCGATTTCGCCCTCCGGGAGCCGGATGAAGCGCATCCGCTCCCATGGGTGGAGATCACCGCGCAGGTGGAAACCGTGGCCCGCACTGGGGTGGAGATGGAGGCGCTCACCGCTGTGACCGTGGCCGCGCTGACGATCTACGATATGGCCAAGGCGATGGATCGGCGTATGCGATTGACCAACATCCGCCTGATCGAGAAGCACGGCGGGAAAAGCGGCGATCTGGTTCTGGAACCGTGA
- a CDS encoding iron-containing alcohol dehydrogenase yields the protein MWFFKTPEIVFGEDALSYLEQLEGRRAFVITDSQVRRLGLVKPVEDRLRRAGFEVHVFDAVEPNPTIHLVRMGSDVIRAFNPDWIVAVGGGSVIDAAKAIWVLFERPDLDPLAISPMEPLGLRRRARLIAIPTTSGTGSEATWAMVLTDPEARRKLGVGSRESMPDIAIVDPAMVMHMPPRLTADTGMDALTHAVEGYVSTWRSPFSDAMCLHAARLIFTYLPRAYQKGAGDPEARAQMHLAATMAGIGIGNALVGLAHSLGHALGARFDIPHGRAVGLFLPYVVEFNARIAADRYMDLLQAIGWPSPNGPEAAFQLSRAVLELLETLEQPQTIAACGIPRDDFEADLPTLVEYALADPSTLTNPRSPTAEEIEHLMLYAYEGKMVDF from the coding sequence ATGTGGTTCTTCAAAACCCCGGAGATCGTATTCGGCGAGGATGCCCTCTCTTACCTCGAGCAGCTCGAGGGGCGACGTGCCTTCGTGATCACGGATTCCCAGGTTCGGCGTCTGGGCCTGGTCAAGCCTGTGGAGGATCGGTTGCGCCGCGCTGGATTCGAGGTCCACGTCTTCGACGCGGTGGAGCCGAACCCCACCATCCATCTGGTCCGGATGGGGTCGGATGTGATCCGCGCTTTCAACCCGGACTGGATCGTGGCGGTGGGCGGGGGGTCGGTGATCGACGCGGCCAAGGCGATCTGGGTGCTGTTCGAGCGGCCGGATCTGGATCCGCTGGCCATCAGCCCGATGGAGCCCCTGGGCCTGCGGCGGCGTGCCCGTTTGATCGCCATCCCCACCACCAGCGGGACGGGCTCGGAGGCAACCTGGGCGATGGTCCTGACGGACCCGGAGGCACGGCGCAAGCTGGGAGTGGGATCCCGTGAGAGCATGCCCGATATCGCAATCGTGGATCCAGCCATGGTGATGCACATGCCGCCCCGCCTGACCGCCGATACGGGAATGGACGCGTTGACCCATGCGGTGGAGGGCTACGTGAGCACATGGCGGAGCCCTTTCAGCGATGCGATGTGTCTGCACGCCGCCCGCCTGATCTTCACCTATCTCCCCCGGGCCTATCAAAAGGGGGCGGGGGATCCGGAAGCCCGAGCCCAGATGCACCTGGCGGCCACGATGGCGGGGATCGGCATTGGGAACGCGTTGGTCGGCCTGGCGCACAGCCTGGGTCATGCGCTGGGAGCGCGCTTTGATATCCCCCACGGCCGGGCGGTGGGCCTCTTCCTTCCTTACGTAGTTGAGTTCAACGCGCGGATTGCGGCGGATCGCTATATGGATCTCTTGCAGGCCATCGGCTGGCCCAGCCCGAACGGCCCCGAGGCCGCTTTCCAGCTCTCCCGGGCGGTTCTGGAGCTGCTCGAAACGCTGGAGCAGCCCCAGACCATTGCCGCCTGCGGGATCCCCCGGGATGATTTCGAGGCGGATCTGCCGACCCTGGTGGAATACGCCTTGGCGGACCCCAGCACGCTGACCAATCCCCGATCCCCGACGGCTGAGGAGATCGAGCACCTGATGCTGTATGCTTATGAGGGGAAGATGGTGGACTTTTAG
- the mutY gene encoding A/G-specific adenine glycosylase — MRPYRRYAPLRTIEKQSEPPMGSAKNTPPYEKITEALLHWYGVNRRDLPWRRRRDPYAIWVAEVMLQQTRVETVIPYYERFLARFPTLQDLAAAPMEEVLKAWEGLGYYARARHLHRAARMLMQEHGGSFPQTLPEWRRLPGVGAYIAAAVLSIAFGQDLPAIDGNGVRVLARLFAVAEDPRRPEGRRRLQALAERLLPRGQAGDFNQALMDLGATLCTPKAPRCLTCPLQAFCAAFHQGDPEAFPIRAPRRPLPHYDVTAGVIQDGDRVLIAQRPPEGMLGGLWEFPGGKVEPGESMEECLKRELREELGIEVEVLEPMMTIRHAYTHMRITLHVFRCRWVGGTLRPAGCADARWVRIEELDRYPFPNTDRQIVERLKEEKNGE; from the coding sequence GTGCGCCCCTACCGCCGCTATGCCCCTCTCCGAACGATTGAAAAGCAGTCCGAACCGCCCATGGGATCCGCAAAGAACACACCCCCCTACGAGAAGATCACGGAAGCGCTCCTTCACTGGTATGGAGTGAACCGTCGGGACCTGCCCTGGCGTCGCCGGCGCGATCCCTATGCCATCTGGGTGGCCGAGGTGATGCTTCAGCAAACCCGGGTGGAGACGGTGATCCCCTACTATGAGCGCTTCCTCGCCCGCTTCCCCACGTTGCAGGATCTGGCCGCCGCGCCGATGGAGGAGGTGCTGAAGGCCTGGGAGGGGTTGGGATATTACGCCCGGGCGCGGCATCTGCATCGCGCGGCCCGCATGCTGATGCAGGAACATGGAGGGTCTTTCCCTCAAACGCTCCCAGAATGGCGCCGTCTGCCCGGGGTTGGCGCTTACATCGCTGCCGCGGTCCTCAGCATCGCCTTTGGGCAGGATCTCCCCGCCATCGATGGGAACGGGGTGCGGGTGCTGGCGCGGCTCTTCGCGGTGGCGGAGGATCCCCGACGGCCGGAGGGCCGACGTCGGCTGCAGGCCCTGGCGGAACGACTTCTCCCGCGCGGCCAGGCTGGGGATTTCAATCAGGCGCTGATGGATCTGGGGGCCACCCTCTGCACGCCAAAGGCACCGCGCTGCCTAACGTGTCCCCTCCAGGCCTTCTGCGCGGCCTTCCACCAGGGGGATCCGGAAGCGTTTCCCATCCGGGCCCCTCGTCGACCCCTTCCCCATTACGACGTGACCGCGGGGGTGATCCAGGATGGCGATCGCGTGCTGATCGCCCAGCGCCCACCGGAGGGCATGCTGGGCGGGTTGTGGGAATTCCCGGGCGGCAAGGTGGAGCCCGGGGAAAGCATGGAGGAATGCCTGAAGCGGGAACTCCGGGAGGAGCTGGGGATCGAGGTGGAGGTGCTGGAGCCGATGATGACCATCCGGCATGCCTACACCCACATGCGCATCACGCTCCATGTCTTCCGGTGTCGATGGGTCGGGGGGACCCTCCGGCCCGCAGGCTGCGCGGATGCCCGATGGGTCCGGATCGAAGAGCTGGATCGCTACCCCTTTCCGAACACGGATCGCCAGATCGTGGAGCGGCTGAAAGAAGAGAAGAATGGAGAATAG
- a CDS encoding zinc-dependent alcohol dehydrogenase, whose protein sequence is MAERMVAARLYGPGDLRLEEIPVPEPGPGEVILRVERALTCGTDLKIFRRGHHPALGSLPSLFGHEVAGEVVAVGEGVLDFRPGMRVVAANSAPCGSCRFCQRGEFSLCPNLTFFFGAFAQYARIPAPIVRVNLYPIPDHLSAAVAALVEPLACALRGIEAAEIEPGSTVLVMGGGSLGLMLAHLAKSRGAWVALSDPHPERREAARAIGVDLPLDSREDVRAALQQALGELPDVVIEAVGRVEAWEAAADTVRPGGRVILFGGCPVGTRASFDTARLHYQELTLRGVFHHHPRFVRAALSLLSAGRVPVEHLISGELPLARLLEAFERMERRQGFKFAIDPWADETGTPLGSLPLSDMTL, encoded by the coding sequence ATGGCAGAACGGATGGTGGCAGCGCGTTTGTATGGGCCAGGGGATCTGCGGCTGGAGGAGATCCCTGTGCCGGAGCCTGGGCCGGGCGAGGTGATTCTCCGGGTGGAGCGCGCCCTTACATGCGGCACGGATCTCAAGATCTTCCGCCGGGGGCATCATCCGGCTCTGGGGTCGCTGCCTTCCCTGTTCGGCCATGAAGTGGCCGGGGAGGTCGTTGCGGTCGGGGAAGGCGTGCTGGATTTCCGTCCAGGGATGCGGGTGGTGGCCGCCAATTCCGCGCCGTGTGGCTCCTGCCGGTTCTGTCAGCGAGGGGAATTCAGCCTGTGCCCGAACCTCACCTTCTTCTTCGGCGCCTTCGCCCAGTATGCCCGGATCCCCGCGCCGATTGTCCGGGTCAATCTGTATCCGATTCCCGATCACCTGTCTGCGGCGGTTGCGGCGCTGGTGGAGCCTCTGGCGTGCGCCCTGCGCGGCATCGAGGCGGCGGAGATCGAACCCGGATCCACTGTCCTGGTGATGGGTGGGGGTTCCTTGGGGCTGATGCTGGCCCACCTGGCCAAATCCCGGGGGGCGTGGGTAGCCCTTTCCGATCCCCATCCCGAGCGTCGGGAGGCTGCGCGAGCCATCGGGGTGGATCTCCCTCTGGATTCCCGGGAGGATGTCCGCGCCGCGCTTCAACAGGCCCTCGGGGAGCTGCCGGATGTTGTGATCGAGGCGGTGGGGCGCGTGGAGGCGTGGGAGGCCGCTGCGGACACGGTGCGGCCGGGCGGGCGGGTGATTCTATTCGGCGGGTGCCCGGTGGGCACGCGGGCTTCCTTTGATACAGCCCGCCTGCACTACCAGGAGCTCACCCTGCGGGGCGTTTTCCATCATCACCCCCGGTTCGTTCGCGCGGCGTTAAGCCTCCTGAGCGCCGGGCGGGTGCCCGTGGAGCATCTGATCAGCGGGGAGCTCCCGCTTGCACGTCTGCTGGAGGCCTTCGAACGGATGGAGCGACGTCAGGGGTTCAAGTTTGCGATCGATCCCTGGGCGGATGAGACCGGAACCCCGCTGGGTTCGCTCCCGCTTTCCGACATGACCCTGTGA
- a CDS encoding HD domain-containing protein: protein MCRWVYRIRQFGWAITARIREEDRALVARILPPEAQALFWRMAPGDQRHSLAVLRTLMAWGETHPALLKAALLHDVGKAAAPLTPWERALIVLGEAVGIQPDRSGCFRWPILRCWMNRVRRYRAHPEIGAAWAMEVGCDPLTVALIRRHQDALGPPGPEEDLETRLLRRLQQADRIH, encoded by the coding sequence GTGTGCCGGTGGGTGTATCGCATCCGGCAATTCGGGTGGGCGATCACGGCCCGGATTCGGGAGGAAGACCGGGCGCTGGTGGCGCGGATCCTGCCTCCGGAAGCCCAAGCGCTGTTCTGGCGGATGGCCCCGGGGGATCAGCGGCACAGCCTGGCGGTTCTGCGCACCCTGATGGCCTGGGGGGAGACGCACCCGGCTCTATTGAAGGCGGCGTTGTTGCACGATGTAGGGAAGGCGGCGGCGCCGCTCACGCCGTGGGAGCGGGCGCTGATCGTTCTGGGAGAAGCCGTGGGGATCCAGCCCGATCGTTCCGGGTGTTTCCGATGGCCTATCCTCCGATGCTGGATGAATCGGGTGCGGCGTTATCGGGCTCATCCCGAGATCGGGGCCGCGTGGGCCATGGAAGTCGGGTGTGATCCCCTTACCGTCGCCCTGATCCGCCGGCATCAGGATGCCCTGGGTCCACCGGGACCGGAAGAGGATCTGGAGACACGGCTGCTTCGTCGTCTCCAGCAGGCGGATCGAATCCATTAG
- a CDS encoding biotin transporter BioY, producing MVLADLVFPKALRRSRAQQLAADVLLILGGSLFTALMARIAIPLPFTPVPITGQTLAVLLTGAALGSRRGALSMAAYVLEGSLGLPVFAGGAAGLKRLTGPTGGYLVGFIAAAFVTGWLAERGWDRRPLLAALAMLIGNAVIYLFGLPWLAMFLGGFLGPKGALALGLLPFIPGDLLKLFLATLLLPSAWGVVRNIRRER from the coding sequence ATGGTTCTCGCGGATCTCGTTTTCCCGAAGGCGCTGCGCCGGAGCCGGGCGCAGCAGCTTGCGGCGGATGTCCTCCTGATCCTGGGCGGCAGCCTGTTCACCGCCCTGATGGCCCGGATCGCCATCCCCCTGCCCTTCACCCCTGTCCCCATTACCGGCCAGACCCTGGCCGTGCTGCTCACCGGCGCCGCGCTGGGAAGTCGACGGGGAGCCCTCAGCATGGCCGCTTATGTTCTGGAAGGCAGCCTGGGCCTGCCGGTCTTCGCCGGGGGAGCGGCCGGCCTGAAGCGGCTGACAGGACCCACCGGGGGATACCTGGTCGGCTTCATCGCCGCTGCCTTCGTCACCGGGTGGCTGGCAGAACGAGGCTGGGATCGCCGACCCCTCTTAGCGGCCCTGGCGATGCTCATCGGGAACGCCGTGATTTACCTGTTCGGCCTCCCATGGCTCGCGATGTTCCTCGGAGGCTTCCTCGGCCCGAAAGGGGCCCTGGCCCTGGGATTGCTGCCCTTCATCCCCGGCGATTTGCTGAAACTCTTCCTGGCCACCCTCCTTCTACCCTCCGCGTGGGGGGTGGTTCGAAACATCCGGCGGGAGCGATGA